One genomic segment of Rhizobium viscosum includes these proteins:
- a CDS encoding glycoside hydrolase family 25 protein → MVRWATGATAILMVAFAAYFAYDFGMLRFNNPSLTRYPIQGIDVSHHQGAIDWRTVAAQPNVRFAIMKATEGGDHRDSRFAENWQRAGDAGLVRGAYHFFTFCRPGRDQAQNVLATVPKATGALPIAVDLEFVGNCNKVPTLEEMATEVNAFVTELKGSFPEKPIFYVTPEFYDQYLKGNEARFPDHYLWLRSVFKEPAQEGCRRWSIWQFADNGTLDGIQGPVDLNALCPSETGFEHLFPTVAAN, encoded by the coding sequence ATGGTCCGGTGGGCGACAGGAGCGACCGCAATTCTGATGGTCGCATTCGCTGCATATTTCGCATACGATTTTGGAATGCTTCGCTTCAACAACCCGTCCCTGACCCGTTATCCGATCCAAGGCATCGATGTCAGTCATCACCAGGGTGCCATTGATTGGAGGACCGTGGCCGCGCAGCCGAACGTGCGTTTCGCGATCATGAAGGCGACCGAAGGCGGCGATCATAGGGATTCCCGGTTCGCCGAGAACTGGCAGCGTGCCGGAGATGCGGGGCTGGTCAGGGGCGCCTACCATTTTTTCACCTTCTGCCGCCCAGGCAGGGATCAGGCGCAGAATGTCCTCGCGACCGTGCCAAAGGCGACGGGAGCTCTGCCCATCGCCGTCGATCTGGAGTTTGTCGGCAATTGCAACAAGGTACCGACGCTCGAGGAAATGGCGACGGAAGTGAACGCCTTCGTCACCGAGCTGAAAGGCAGTTTTCCCGAAAAGCCGATTTTTTACGTCACGCCGGAATTTTATGATCAATATCTGAAGGGTAACGAAGCCCGCTTTCCCGATCATTACCTCTGGCTGCGAAGCGTGTTCAAGGAGCCTGCGCAGGAAGGTTGCCGTCGTTGGTCAATCTGGCAATTTGCCGATAACGGCACATTGGACGGCATTCAGGGGCCAGTGGACCTCAATGCACTATGCCCATCAGAAACGGGCTTCGAACATCTCTTCCCAACCGTTGCTGCAAACTGA
- a CDS encoding GFA family protein, which yields MTNTYTGGCQCGAIRFRARGTPQDSSICHCRMCQKAFGAYYAPLVSVRGMEFEWTRGQRKTFRSSNFVNRGFCGDCGTPLTYEAPDGMAVAAGAFDDPSLLPPTIQWGVEGKIGFVDHLHELPGERTEADLAAGSFLHQIVSYQHPDHDTPVWPPEDHA from the coding sequence ATGACCAACACCTACACCGGCGGCTGCCAATGCGGAGCGATCCGGTTCCGGGCGCGGGGTACGCCGCAGGATTCCTCGATCTGTCACTGCCGCATGTGCCAGAAGGCGTTCGGCGCCTATTATGCGCCGCTGGTTTCCGTACGCGGAATGGAATTCGAATGGACCAGAGGGCAGCGCAAGACCTTCCGGTCTTCGAATTTCGTCAACCGCGGCTTCTGCGGCGATTGCGGCACGCCGCTGACCTATGAGGCGCCCGACGGCATGGCGGTTGCGGCCGGCGCGTTCGACGACCCGTCTTTGCTGCCGCCGACCATTCAGTGGGGGGTGGAAGGCAAGATCGGCTTCGTCGATCATCTGCACGAACTGCCGGGAGAACGAACCGAAGCGGACCTCGCTGCCGGTTCCTTCCTCCATCAGATCGTGTCCTATCAGCACCCCGACCATGATACGCCGGTGTGGCCGCCGGAGGATCACGCATGA
- the cysS gene encoding cysteine--tRNA ligase yields MGGTPELKLYNTLTREKSVFKPIDAENVRMYVCGPTVYDYAHIGNARPVIVFDVLFRLLRHVYGENHVTYARNITDVDDKINARALRDYPGLALNAAIRAVTEKTEKQFLDDAVALGSLEPTVQPRATDNIAEMIEIIERLISRGHAYQASGEVLFDTKSMADYGQLSKRNLDEQQAGARVAVDAHKKNPGDFVLWKLSDENEPGWESPWGRGRPGWHIECSAMSGRYLGDVFDIHGGGLDLIFPHHENEIAQSRCAHGTAVMANVWMHNGFLQVEGRKMSKSEGNFVTIYELLHTETFAGRQWPGEVLRLAMLMTHYREPIDFSVKRLEEAERLLAKWPAAEPGNAKPDETVLNALADDLNTVAAVQALHALAQSGEPAVFAASAALLGVLPKKTEIDEAVAAEIDARVKARLELLKAKNFAEADKIRDTLAAEGIQLKDGKDPATGERVTTWELKR; encoded by the coding sequence ATGGGCGGCACGCCAGAACTGAAGCTGTACAATACGCTGACGCGGGAGAAATCGGTCTTCAAGCCGATCGATGCCGAAAACGTCCGCATGTATGTGTGCGGCCCGACGGTCTATGATTACGCCCATATCGGCAATGCGCGACCGGTCATCGTCTTCGACGTGCTGTTCCGCCTGTTGCGCCATGTCTACGGCGAAAACCACGTCACCTATGCGCGCAACATCACCGATGTCGATGACAAGATCAACGCGCGGGCGCTGCGCGACTATCCGGGCCTGGCGCTGAATGCAGCGATCCGGGCGGTCACGGAAAAGACCGAGAAGCAGTTCCTCGACGATGCCGTGGCACTCGGCTCGCTCGAGCCGACAGTGCAGCCGCGCGCCACCGACAATATCGCTGAGATGATCGAGATCATCGAGCGGTTGATTTCGCGCGGCCATGCCTATCAGGCGTCAGGCGAAGTGCTGTTCGATACGAAGTCGATGGCCGATTACGGTCAGCTTTCCAAGCGCAACCTCGACGAACAGCAGGCGGGCGCGCGCGTCGCTGTCGATGCGCACAAGAAAAACCCGGGCGATTTCGTACTCTGGAAATTGTCCGACGAGAACGAGCCCGGCTGGGAAAGCCCGTGGGGCCGCGGCCGTCCGGGCTGGCATATCGAGTGCTCGGCGATGAGCGGGCGCTATCTCGGCGACGTCTTCGACATCCACGGCGGCGGGCTGGACCTGATCTTCCCGCACCATGAGAACGAGATCGCCCAGTCGCGTTGCGCCCATGGCACCGCCGTGATGGCGAATGTCTGGATGCATAACGGCTTCCTGCAGGTCGAAGGCCGCAAGATGTCAAAGTCAGAAGGCAATTTCGTCACCATCTACGAGCTGCTGCACACGGAGACGTTCGCAGGCCGCCAGTGGCCGGGCGAAGTGCTGCGCCTTGCGATGCTGATGACGCATTACCGCGAGCCGATCGACTTCTCGGTCAAGCGGCTGGAGGAAGCCGAGCGGCTGCTTGCCAAATGGCCGGCCGCCGAGCCCGGCAATGCCAAGCCGGACGAGACCGTATTGAATGCACTGGCCGACGACCTCAATACGGTCGCGGCCGTCCAGGCATTGCATGCGCTGGCACAATCCGGCGAGCCCGCCGTCTTTGCCGCCAGTGCCGCCCTGCTCGGCGTGCTGCCGAAGAAGACCGAGATCGATGAGGCTGTGGCGGCGGAAATCGATGCGCGGGTCAAAGCGCGGTTGGAATTGCTCAAGGCGAAGAACTTCGCGGAGGCCGACAAGATCCGCGACACGCTTGCCGCCGAGGGCATCCAGCTCAAGGACGGCAAGGATCCGGCGACGGGTGAACGGGTGACGACATGGGAGCTCAAGCGTTAG
- a CDS encoding GFA family protein — MTAKAEQSGGCQCGAVRYRARGELGYPHVCHCRMCQKAAGNYFLPLAGVMRVDFELTRGEPKWFHSSGLVRRGFCGDCGTPLFYDIPDADSINITLGSLDDPQAVKPVMQSNLDSKMVWFHALDGLPVEPEPETTDREDGIAASNHQHPDHDTSHWPSGVHP; from the coding sequence ATGACGGCAAAGGCGGAACAGAGCGGCGGATGCCAATGCGGCGCGGTTCGTTACCGGGCGCGCGGCGAGCTTGGCTATCCGCATGTCTGCCATTGCCGCATGTGCCAGAAGGCGGCCGGCAATTATTTCCTGCCGCTTGCAGGGGTGATGCGGGTGGATTTCGAGCTGACGCGTGGCGAGCCGAAATGGTTCCACTCCTCCGGCCTCGTGCGGCGCGGCTTCTGCGGCGATTGCGGCACGCCGCTTTTCTACGACATTCCCGATGCCGACTCCATCAACATCACGCTCGGCTCGCTCGACGATCCGCAGGCGGTGAAACCGGTCATGCAATCCAATCTCGACAGTAAAATGGTCTGGTTTCATGCGCTCGATGGCTTGCCTGTCGAGCCGGAACCGGAAACAACCGATCGCGAGGACGGGATTGCGGCGAGCAATCACCAGCATCCCGACCACGATACATCCCACTGGCCTTCAGGAGTTCATCCATGA
- a CDS encoding SDR family NAD(P)-dependent oxidoreductase gives MNINLEGRIALVTGASRGIGYFTALELAKAGAHVIACARTVGGLEELDDAIKAVGGSATLVPFDLADMEAIDRLGGSIFERWGKLDILVANAGVLGVISPIGHIEAKVFERVMNINVNATWRLIRSVDPLLTRSDAGRAVIMSSGAAHKCRPFWGAYSASKAAVEALARTWAGETQTTPLRITSVDPGATRTAMRAQAVPGEDPMSLPHPSEVAKAILPLVGPGVTETGKLFIVRENKLVDYHLPG, from the coding sequence ATGAACATCAATCTTGAAGGCAGGATCGCGCTGGTGACGGGCGCATCACGCGGCATCGGCTATTTCACCGCCCTCGAACTCGCCAAGGCCGGCGCGCATGTGATTGCCTGCGCCCGCACCGTTGGCGGCCTGGAAGAGCTCGACGATGCCATCAAGGCTGTCGGCGGTTCCGCCACCCTCGTGCCCTTCGATCTCGCCGATATGGAGGCAATCGATCGTCTCGGCGGCTCGATCTTCGAGCGCTGGGGCAAGCTCGACATTCTCGTTGCCAATGCCGGTGTGCTCGGCGTCATCTCGCCGATCGGCCATATCGAGGCGAAGGTCTTCGAGAGGGTTATGAACATCAATGTGAATGCAACCTGGCGGCTGATCCGTTCGGTCGATCCGCTGCTGACCCGCTCGGATGCCGGCCGCGCCGTCATCATGTCCTCGGGTGCAGCCCACAAGTGCCGTCCCTTCTGGGGCGCCTATTCCGCCTCCAAGGCCGCCGTCGAGGCGCTTGCCCGCACCTGGGCCGGGGAGACGCAGACGACGCCGCTGCGTATTACCAGCGTTGACCCGGGTGCCACGCGCACGGCGATGCGGGCTCAGGCAGTTCCCGGCGAAGATCCGATGAGCCTGCCGCACCCCTCCGAAGTGGCAAAGGCGATCCTGCCGCTGGTCGGGCCTGGTGTGACCGAGACGGGCAAGCTGTTCATCGTGCGAGAGAACAAGCTGGTGGATTATCATCTGCCGGGATAG
- a CDS encoding endonuclease domain-containing protein: protein MSHTPVPPQRRANARRMRKAMTDAELKLWNELRAHRLMGLGFRRQLPIAGYIVDFACPTHRLIVEVDGSQHGLTENSSYDNARTQRLQLDGWTVLRFWNDDILKDIDNVCSHIIRTIGKDLP from the coding sequence ATGTCACATACACCGGTTCCCCCGCAGCGGCGGGCGAACGCCCGGCGGATGCGCAAAGCTATGACCGATGCCGAACTGAAGCTCTGGAACGAACTTCGTGCCCACCGTCTGATGGGTCTCGGCTTCCGCAGGCAATTGCCGATTGCCGGCTATATCGTTGATTTCGCCTGCCCAACCCATCGCCTGATTGTCGAAGTAGATGGCTCGCAGCATGGGCTTACGGAGAACAGCTCCTACGACAACGCCCGCACTCAGCGCCTGCAACTCGACGGCTGGACCGTCCTGCGCTTCTGGAATGACGATATTCTCAAAGATATCGACAACGTATGCAGCCACATCATCCGCACCATCGGAAAGGATCTGCCATGA
- the purF gene encoding amidophosphoribosyltransferase, with protein sequence MNQSHSFPIDDPLDGDTLHEECGVFGILGHDDAAALTALGLHALQHRGQEAAGIVSFDGKRFHQERHMGLVGDHYTNPMTLARLPGSISMGHTRYSTTGEVAMRNVQPLFAELEEGGIAIAHNGNFTNGLTLRRQIIATGAICQSTSDTEVVLHLIARSRHTSTADRFIDAIRQMEGGYSMLAMTRTKLIAARDPTGIRPLVMGELDGKPIFCSETCALDIIGAKFIRDVENGEVVICEIQPDGSISIDARKPSKPQPERLCLFEYVYFARPDSVVGGRNVYTTRKNMGMNLAKESPVDADVIVPVPDGGTPAALGYAQESGIPFEYGIIRNHYVGRTFIEPTQQIRAFGVKLKHSANRAMIEGKRVVLVDDSIVRGTTSLKIVQMIREAGAKEVHIRVASPMIFFPDFYGIDTPDADKLLANQYADVEAMAKYIGADSLAFLSINGLYRAVGGEDRNPARPQFTDHYFTGDYPTRLLDKNGESMGNKISMLASNG encoded by the coding sequence ATGAACCAGTCCCATTCCTTCCCGATTGACGATCCGCTCGACGGAGATACGCTGCATGAAGAATGCGGCGTTTTCGGAATTCTGGGACATGACGATGCTGCGGCGCTGACGGCGCTCGGCCTCCACGCCCTGCAGCATCGCGGGCAGGAAGCGGCCGGTATCGTCTCCTTCGACGGCAAGCGCTTCCATCAGGAACGCCATATGGGCCTCGTCGGCGACCATTATACCAATCCGATGACGCTTGCCCGCCTGCCCGGCAGCATTTCGATGGGCCATACGCGTTACTCCACGACCGGCGAAGTGGCGATGCGCAACGTGCAGCCGCTCTTTGCCGAACTGGAAGAAGGCGGTATCGCCATTGCCCATAACGGCAACTTCACCAACGGCCTGACGCTGCGCCGCCAGATCATCGCAACCGGCGCCATCTGTCAGTCGACCTCAGATACCGAAGTCGTCCTTCACCTCATCGCCCGCTCCCGCCATACGTCCACCGCTGATCGCTTCATCGATGCCATCCGCCAGATGGAAGGCGGCTATTCGATGCTCGCCATGACGCGCACCAAACTGATCGCGGCGCGCGACCCCACCGGCATCCGCCCGCTGGTCATGGGCGAACTCGACGGCAAGCCGATCTTTTGCTCGGAAACCTGCGCGCTCGATATCATAGGCGCGAAGTTCATCCGCGACGTGGAGAATGGTGAAGTCGTCATATGCGAAATCCAGCCTGATGGTTCGATCAGCATTGATGCGCGCAAGCCCAGCAAGCCCCAGCCGGAACGCCTCTGCCTGTTCGAATATGTCTATTTCGCCCGTCCGGATTCGGTCGTCGGTGGCCGCAACGTCTATACGACGCGCAAAAACATGGGCATGAACCTCGCCAAGGAATCGCCCGTCGATGCCGACGTCATCGTGCCTGTTCCCGATGGCGGCACGCCGGCTGCGCTCGGCTATGCGCAGGAAAGCGGCATTCCCTTCGAATACGGCATCATCCGCAACCACTATGTCGGCCGCACCTTCATCGAGCCGACCCAGCAGATCCGCGCCTTCGGCGTGAAGCTGAAGCATTCCGCCAACCGCGCGATGATCGAAGGCAAGCGCGTGGTGCTGGTGGACGATTCCATCGTTCGCGGCACGACTTCGCTGAAGATCGTCCAGATGATCCGTGAAGCCGGCGCCAAGGAAGTGCATATCCGTGTGGCCAGCCCGATGATCTTCTTCCCGGATTTCTACGGCATCGACACGCCCGACGCCGACAAGCTGCTCGCAAACCAGTATGCCGATGTCGAAGCCATGGCGAAGTATATCGGTGCCGATTCGCTCGCCTTCCTGTCGATCAACGGCCTCTATCGTGCCGTCGGCGGTGAAGACCGCAACCCGGCCCGCCCGCAGTTCACCGACCATTATTTCACCGGCGATTATCCGACCCGCCTGCTCGACAAGAACGGCGAGTCCATGGGTAACAAGATTTCCATGCTTGCCAGCAACGGCTGA